The following are from one region of the Alphaproteobacteria bacterium genome:
- a CDS encoding tetratricopeptide repeat protein — protein MTDGIKQLAMLYEAQGNYPEAEPLYVRALAIEETSLGPDHPEVLQSLRNYAALLRKMGRTAKAVKMEARAAAIRKL, from the coding sequence ATGACCGACGGTATCAAGCAATTGGCAATGCTCTACGAGGCTCAAGGCAATTATCCCGAGGCGGAGCCGCTATACGTACGCGCGCTGGCGATCGAGGAGACGTCTCTAGGGCCGGACCATCCCGAGGTGTTGCAGAGCCTGAGAAACTACGCTGCGCTGCTGCGGAAGATGGGGCGCACCGCCAAGGCCGTGAAGATGGAGGCCCGCGCGGCGGCGATCCGGAAGCTATAA